CCACACGGAGCGGAAGCGGAAGTCGGAGGCCACGCATCCATCCTCTCGCGTCGATCTCGATGGATGCCGCATGCGGCATGCATGGCGCATCGTGCTCCTCCCGGGTGCGGTTGGCAAGCCCCCGACGACGGCGCGGAGGCGAGGAGGAACGTGGCATCCATGCATCGCTCCACGTCGCTCGCCATCGCCTCCGCCGTCGCCGTGCTCGCGCTCGCAGGGTGCGCCGGAGGTGCCGAGCCGAGCCCGTCGCCGACGCCCAGCCCGAGCGCGACGAGCTCGCCGACCGCATCGCCGTCGCCGTCGCCCTCCGCCTCCCCCGCGCCCGAGGGGGCGTGCACTGCCTCCGACCTCGCGGTGACGCAGAGCACGGGCGACGCGGGCGCGGGATCCGTGTCCGTGACGTTCGCGTTCGAGAACGTCGGCGTCGAGCCGTGCACCCTCGCGGGCTTCCCTGGCGTCTCGGCCGTCGGTGGCGGCGACGGCGAGCAGCTCGGCCAGCCGGCCGATCGCTCCGACCTCGCGTACGACGCCGTCGAGCTGCCGCCTGGCGTCACGGCGACCGCCGCGATGCGCATGGTGAACGTCGCGGGCGGCGGCGGTCCGCTCGGCGAGGCCTGCGCGGTGCAGGACGCGGACGGCTGGCGCGTCTACCCGCCCGACTCGACCGAGGCGATCTTCGTCGCCGTCGACGGCCTGCAGGCGTGCGCGGGCGACGTCGACTGGATCACGATCGACCCGATCGTCGGCTGAGGTCAGCCCACGAGCCCTCGCTAGGACGGGCCACGCCTCCCCACCAGCTGGTCGAGGAGGCCCCGAGCGCAGCGAGGAGCCGTCACGAGACCTCGTGACGTGCCCGCTCGACGCGACCATGCGCGCGGCTGGCCAGGAGCGGCGGTCGCGAG
The sequence above is a segment of the Agrococcus jejuensis genome. Coding sequences within it:
- a CDS encoding DUF4232 domain-containing protein codes for the protein MHRSTSLAIASAVAVLALAGCAGGAEPSPSPTPSPSATSSPTASPSPSPSASPAPEGACTASDLAVTQSTGDAGAGSVSVTFAFENVGVEPCTLAGFPGVSAVGGGDGEQLGQPADRSDLAYDAVELPPGVTATAAMRMVNVAGGGGPLGEACAVQDADGWRVYPPDSTEAIFVAVDGLQACAGDVDWITIDPIVG